The sequence CCAGCTGGGGATTGGCATCCTTGGCTggcccagcagcactgcagtgcagAAGCCATCCCTCTGTGCGTGGTCAGGAATGTCACCTTAATTGTCATTGCAATGCACAAGTGAACAGAAGCTTTCCTACTGAATTCAATTACACCTTCTCTTGATATTTAGAGCACATTCACTACAGTGATATGTCTATTGGGAAGAACAAGATATGAAATAACATGCCattggggaaggggagagcctTAATCCAACTGGAACTGGGCTACCATGGCAGGCTAGATTAATGCAGTTTAGTTTCTGTACCATAACCAAAGGGTTTTCATAAGAGTGCTCAGTGTACCATCATCCACTGCATCAGGTCTGTAGAGCTTTGTATCTTGTGTCTTTTGACATCTACGGCACATGTACATTTGCTTGGGGAATTTCTTTGCAGTCGTGgctccagctgcagaggagaCCCCCTGTGAGCAGTGGCTGTAGACTGGTCTCTGGTCAAACCTCCTCTGTTTTGTGGGAATTGGTGTGAGGTATGTGAGGGCTGCTTTCCAAACTGGCAGTCATGAATGCATGTCCTGGTTGTCGTGGAAAATAAAGACTGGGAAGAGCTGCAACTTGAGTGGCTCCTGAGTCACTGAATAATCAAGGCTAATTCCATTTTCTAGTGTTAGAAGCAGAAGATGAGATGTGAAATCTTACATTAATTATCAGTTTACTATACACATTGGTCTGTATCCACAAAGTCATTTAGGAGTCAAAGCTGTGTTTACTTGAACCTCGCCTTCATTTCAATGCCTTGAGGCTCTTGAATGTCCACATGGAGCCTAGCTGATGGGTTGTGCAGCTAAAACCAGAACAGCCAGAGAGTTTCATAGAGCAGTCTGACACCGTCCTTAATGTCACCCCACTCTGCACAGATGTAGCAATGCTGATGTTTTGTATCCAGTTCAGACAGAAAGAGAGGGTAAGGAGGACACATAGTTGTGCTTCTGGCAAGAGGAAGAGGAATTGAAGGTGTATGAGGTGAGCTGTTAACAACTATCTCTGGTCAGTCAGTTCTGGTGTGTAGACTGGAATTTGAGCTAGAGCTCTGAACTTTCTCTGTCTGCCTCTGAGTCACTGCCAAACATCATCAGGAACCTCTGATCCTGATTTGCCACAGAAAAAACAATCTGTGTGTTCTCTTGGCTCTGTAATGTACATCACATTTGACCTAGAAGGTTCATATCTGGTGGAGAAAGACTCCTTCGGTGCCtggtatttgtctttttttaatcatgatAAAGATAGCAATCAtacaaaaacccagaaaaaaacagccACAAATTGCAGAGATGAATCAGCAGAGCTCTTGATTGGGTCAATTTACAGACTTTGACTGGTGATCAAATAAATCAAAATCTCTTGCCCCATTACTCCTGATTCATCTAGTTTCTCAGtgggcagttttaaaaaaaaaattattgtgttAGTGTTAAATGCATTCTGTATCTTATATTTGTAGTTTGATTTCAATACAGAAAAGCTCTAAAAAACTTTGTCTGTTGGTGCCCCCTAGTGGGACGTTTGCCTGCAGTAAAGCTGCAGGAATTTTGCTAATGATTGTGCATATTCCATATCTTAATTGCTTTAAATTTAAGTCCCTCAAAAAGCCTGTTTGGGGGGTATAAAGTCATTCACACATATCAGTGCTTGCAGGACTGTGCTTTTATATAGCACAGGGCTTTTATGATGTGAAAAATGTACACACCAgtgaagaaaatcctttttccttcctaGGCTTTGTTCATTTCTGTCCTTAGCATTAACGTGATAAATAAACTTTCCTAAATAAAATGAGATATGCCACTCGtttcttttctcattctgtaTCAGACAGAAAGCCAGGCACTAATGCAGTCAGGCAGACAAACACACAGAGGCATGGAGAATATTTCTGCTCTCAAACCCATTCTCTGGGTCACTTTCCAGCAGCAAGCAGTGCGGTTCCCAGCAGGGCAGTCACTCCCATGGCTTCTTCTCCATAAATGTTCCAGGCTGGGGACAAAGCGTTGGCCAAAAGGACTTTCATGAATGACAAACTGGCATTAACCTATACCTCTCGGGCTGAACTTTACTGACTTAAGAAATGTCTGAGAGAGGAGGAAAACCCACAGCAATGGTCTACTCTTGCCTCCAAAATAGCTGTATGCAGCCAAGTGCCACAGCTCCCTAGTGCAGATGGACATGTGCCACAAAAGCCAAGCATAACCAGGCTGCCTCTGAGCAACAGAAGttaagccaaaaaaacccccctctcTTCTGCCCTCACCTACCACTAGCCATGGTGCAGGAATTGCTCTGACTCTGACCAATAGACAAAGCCTTGCAGACTGGATTTGCACTGGTAAATCCACATCGTGTGCATCTCCTCCAGTATGAACCCTCTAAAGCCTTTGGGGttccccagcacatactgggatTTATGTCTACGCAGACAAATGAAGGAACAAAAGGAGAAGTTGATGCAATCTATATATTCAGATCTGATATcttttaaatacatgtatgtaatatatatataaatatataaaacatgtATATACCTTTTAAATGACACCACTCTCAAACACTCAAGCTCAACACAATAGTGTTGACTGAAGTTCATTATGTGAAAGATCGCTAAAGCTAttatattgggtttgcatggcaaggttttggtagcgggggctacaggggtggcttctgtgagaagctgctcctatgtccaacagagccaatgccagccggctctaagatgtacccactgctggccaaggccgaaccaatcagcgacagtggtagcgcctctgggataatatatttaagaaggggaaaaagtttctgcgcaacagaaaactgcagccggagagaggagtgagaatatgcgagagaaactgttgggagctggcttgctgaaaagggacatgagcctgtggaaaagttgtgcgagcagagttctgtgtgaaagaatgtcagtttgagcaacaagattaggccttggccgagaatagctggccttactgatagcaggagaaaaacaacagctggtcttgccattatcgggagaaaggtaaaaacagtgtgaccttggcataacttcacaagtaacttttgaagaagttctcatgaaaaagttactgaacacgcgtagctgccagccacaagtgggtgtgttttagtaatgaataaacattagcaatgtaccaatcatattaggactagtaggcataattatcgcaaactgtataaatatgagctagctgcgcgaataaagttgaatcacttctatcactcatattgggtcgacttacgtgcattcctctgccgctccaacaaatggtgcccaaacgtggggccgaagaaaggagaattggagcgacggacactgagaagcaccggtagcagcgaccggggggcaaaagattaaccgaacgctgatcgtcttggttggtatgttaactctcgtgcctggaccgtccaaaaggggttcgccgtcagtgagggctactggaaaaaggctgcaaagactttttaaccgaggtgccttaatcaaggtagcaccaaggagtatcgagaagccggccggcaatggatcaagaggtagccctagaattattacagcgctttttagaaaagcggggagtaaattgcgttaagcaaatttcggggttagtcgcgctgggtcgcgttaaggggtgttttaagaattcagatttattgtttgaggagagtgagtggcgtaagttaggagatgtattatgggacttggtaattgatgatgataaatcagctaaaaaattaatgaaaccttggcgggaaattattaacagtattaagcgatataaattaaaaaagaattttgcgGCAGTGGCTACAGAACGGCTGGGGGGTACTGAGGAATCAGCAGGCTTACTTACTTATGGCAAGGAGTACGTTCCTACTCCGTCCACTGGCCCACCAGTTACAGTACATCCTAAAGTGGCCAGTCAGCCGCCTCCTGTACCACCACGCAGTAATGTTACAAATTTATCTaatgaatcagaggtaaaatctactgcaccaccaggtcctaaagaatcagaatcggaaatcccgcaaattgaaatgaaagagggaataccgagtaatcaatcattaaaaaatcgactgaaaataacacctgtaaattggcaaaaaatattacaaggtgCAGTAGAAGATAAACAGTATGAACTGGCTGGCAGCATTTCGGAAGTTCTTGCTTGCCCAGTTGTTTACAATGTAGGAGATGATGGAAATTTAGAAGGATTACATCATCCATTAGGATGGAAATTACTATCACAATTACGATCTACAGTTAACGAAGCAGGATTACAATCCGAGCCTGCTAAACAAATGTTGAACTATATATGGGGAAGTGTAATCTTGTGTCCAGAGGACATTAAAGGAGTTATCCGAATGATAATGACACAGTCACAACAGTTATTATGGCAAGCTCACTGGCAGCAGCATTGTGAGGTTTCAATGCATCAGCCGCATCAGCAGGGAGACCCGCTTTATGGGGTTACTGTTGAACAACTAATGGGATCAGGCCGATTCGCTAGTATTGATGTTCAAATCCAACAAGGTCCAGATGTATGCTTGGAGTCTATGCGAACGGCCAGAATGGCAATAGAGAATGTGAGAACTCAGCCAGTGTCACCTTCgtatatgtcaatgaaacagaGTAGAGACGAACCTTTTGGGAAATTTGTAGATCGAGTGACATCCGCAATCGATCAGTCTGATGTCCCTGAATGGATGAAGGGAGCTATATTAAGacagtgcatttatgaaaatactaatcccgaaactaaagcaataattctgtctttaccgGGGGATGCAACCGTAGAAATGATGCTAGATAGGTTAAGTAGAGTTCCAGTGGGTCGGCAAGCGATGTTAGTGGAAGCAGTGCGGGAATTAGGGAAGGATTtgattcaggcacagcagcaagcattcgCAGCCTTAGCTCCGTTGCACCAGCCTGAGACGCAACCCCGATCATCGATACaatcaagaagtaaatgtttccgcTGCGGGCAAGAAGGTCATATGAGAAGGCACTGTAGAGTTTCTCAAGTTTGGTGCGAGAACTGTCAAGTGAATAATCATAGCACCAGCGTCTGCAAGCGGACGGGAAACGGACAAGCGAGCGCGTCGGGTTGCCGCGCGAGGACAACAATAGCCGCCCCAGCCCTTCAGACTCCATCGACGGAGAAGCAGAGCCATCTACCGGTGGAAAACAATACAAATCCATTTCTACAGAGTCCCTGcaaccagccacaaaaggaagcctcgggctggacttggcaacagcaatagATATTACATTACTGGACTCACGACCACAAAAAGTTCCTACAAACATTCATGGACCTATAACTATTAATGGACAAACCTATGGAGCATTATTACTCGGACGATCGTCGAGTGGAAtacaaggactgtttattttaccaggagTCATTGACGCTGACTACACTGGCGTGATATCAATCgtactgcaaacaaattttccaccAATCCATGTGCCAGCCGGCAGTCGGATTGCACAATTGGTCCCTGTGCCGCAGCTAACTAAGGACTTACACCCATGTTCtgagaaggcaagacaaaatgaTGGATTCAGATCTACTGGAGGACTAACCATGTTAACCATGGCAATGAACCAGCGACCGGTAATGAGgattacaatggaaaattatggACATTCTGTTCACATTGAAGCACTATTTGATACGGGAGCCGACCTTACCATCGTGTCACAGGATCGTTGGCCGGAGAGTTGGCCCTTGGTTCCTACGACTACCGGGGTTGAAGGGGTTGGCGGATCTACATCGGTGCGGCGTAGCAGAGACAGAGTTACTATCATCATAGACGGAAGAACAACAACTGCCTTTGTGACTGTGATGTCGCTTCCACAAGGAGTACAGGCTcttgttggaagggatgttttagaTCAAATGGGAGTGATCCTTACCACGGACAAGCATTTTCAATGGCGGTCACTGCAGAATGGACTTTCCCGATCCAATTACAGTGGCTGACAGATGATCCAGTCTGGATCGAGCAGTGGCCattgaaaaaggaaagtctacaggcagctcataaccttgttcgagaacagcttcaacaaggacatttacagttatcaacaagtccatggaatactccaatctttgtaataagaaagaaatcaggaaactggagactactacaagatttaagagcagtaaatTCTCAGATGCAACCAATGGGAGCTTTACAACCTGGACTACCCAATCCTGCTATGTTACCAGATCAATGGACTCTATTGATAGTTGatcttaaggactgtttcttcacTATACATTTGCATCAGCGAGACACCCAGCGATTTGCATTTACTCTGCCTTCGATTAATAGAGAGGCGCCTGCGCAACGGTATGAATGGACAGTGTTACCACAAGGTATGAAGAATAGTCCAACTCTTTGTCAATTATTTGTGGACAATGCATTACGTCCTGTCCGGGAGGCCTGGCCGACAgcgtttatttatcattatatggatgatatcctgatagctcaaaaggactgttttacaaaacaacaagagcaatttttatcgcaggctttaagaaaggaaggtttagtcattgctccagaaaaaatacagagggtttcGCCTTGGAAGTACCTCAGCTGGAAcatttcagaatctcaaattcGCCCTCAAAAGTTAACCCTGCACACTGAACTACGGACATTAAACGATGTACAGAAATTGATGGGAGACCTACAATGGTTGCGACCAGTAGTGGGTATACCaaatgaacaattagaagaacttaggccattattacaaggaacagatccagcgaaacctgtacacctttcttccagacaacaggaagttatcaaggcaattgtcaaacaaattacacaaaggtgGGTAGATCGTCGAGATCCGCGTATTCCTGTCGATTTAACGATTATACATGGACCGTCTCAATTAATTGGTGCACtgacccagtgcaaaaagaaaaagggggagaaggtcCGAGTGTTGGAATGGTTGTTTACACGATTGCAACCACAAAAAATGATTGagaggaaattagagactttagcagaactaattatgaaaggaaggacaagaatattacaaattactggaTCGGAGCCGGGAATTATCAGAatacctattaaaagggaaaaattagaGTGGTGTTTGCGACAGTCGGAGGACTTACAAATCAGTCTATTGTCAACAGCAAATGATATAACTATTGATTCAATTAAAGCACCAGTCCTGCAATGGGTCAGTCAAAATACATGGATAATGCCATCAAAACGAAGTGAGAGACCATTGTCAGACGCAGTTACTGTATTTACCGATGCTGGAAAAAGGTCACGTACAGCAGCAATTACATGGCTTCAAGATAATCAATGGTATCATCATatccttgcagcagtgccaggagactcactgcaaacactggaattagcagcagtggtgtgggcagctctacaatggcatgatacagaattgaattttgtgacagactcattatatgttgctggagttttggaAAGGATTGAAGATGCGAGGATCAAAGACATCAAGAATTCTCGCCTATTTGAATTGTTTCGTCAATTACAATCGGCATTatgacagagacagaaaagctatgcagttattcacattagaagtcacatgtggaaggaaggactgggagaaggaaatgataaagctgaccaattagtTACCGTGACTGTACCtatgaatgactttgtaaaagccaaagaaactcacaacgtatttcatcaaaatgcaagaggtttatataagcaatttaGTATTACAATCGAAGAAGCCCGAGGAATCGTGAGAGCGTGCCCTGAGTGTAGTCATCATGGACCAGGTTTAGGGACTGGAGTTAACCCACGCGGACTGGGCCCAAACGAACTTTGGCAAATGGACGTTACCCATGTATCTGAGTTTGGTCGtttgaaatatgtgcatgtgactgtagatacatTCAGTCGATTTATCTGGGCAACGGCACAAGCCGGGGAAAAGGCGCTGCATGTTGTCCGACATTTGACAAGTAGTTTTGCTGTCATGGgagtgcctcagaaattaaaGACGGACAATGGACCAGCGTATGctggtgaaaagatcagaaaattttgtcaacaatggggggtgacgcatattacaggcattccacactctcccacaggacaggctattgtagaACGGGTTAACCAGAcattgaaagaatatttgcagaaatttaaagatgtgtgtgatgttcaggaaaagttggctaaaacattatttgttatgaattacctatgtatatttggggagaatgatgagccaccagtcaaagttcattcaggagttgctactttagaacaaaagcaaccaatgaAGGTGTATTATAGGGATTTGGCAACGGGTGAATGGAAGGGACCCGTTGAAGTACGATATATGGGGAAAGgttatatgtgtgttattactcctacaggacctcaatgggtgccgtctagatggaccaaagctgcgcctgctcccactactgttcgcccttcttgttccactgaaagcagttccGGTACCGGGTCAGACAAATGTCTGGATAGCGTGGGCAAATAGGAcgggacagactgatttttgtttgagtttggcaactgcaacagaaccctttaaaacatgcttgataggttaccctcatttagactcttctgactttctaggatggatagataatagcaaaagttgtaatggaatagatgtagcaagtcaatcagcttgtttaattatgcaattaaatcatACTCTACCCTGGGATCCACAGCAACTAGACCTTTTGGGCTCTGAAGCAATTGACAATGGTACACATGAGAATACAACTCGTACTTGCATCTCTTTtggtaactttaataaattcactgtaCAAGCAATGCACATGGCACGCTGGTTAGGAAAAAGTAGTCGAATTGGTTGGGATGacaatccatttataaatggagcTAGTGGTACAATTGTTTCTCCTTACAGTACGAGTTTCGATATTAATCATTAttgtggcaaatttaataaaactacaacaTTTGGAGCCTATGGATGGAGTATGAATAATGCCAATGAAATATTGAGAGTAAAAGGTTCGGCTAAAGCTTTACcgcctggaatatttttgatttgtggagatagagCATGGGGCGGAATCCCAAAGAATCCTCTTGGAGGACCTTGTTATATTGGTAAATTGGCCTTACTTACATTAACACACCGGAATTGGCTTAAAATATTACGATCCTcacccagaagcaaaaggagtatAGCTCAACTTAGTCAAAATTGTGATGATAATGTTGAATTATGGTCAGTTACAACTAGAATTTTTGCATCTATGTTCCCAAGTGTAGGGACAGCTCGTGCTTTGAATCAATTGAATAAACTCGCTTGTTGGTCGGTAAAGCAGGCTAGGGCCACGTCAGAGGTCCTTGAAGAGATGATGCAGGACATGTCAAGTTTAAGAcatgcagtgttacaaaatagagcagctattgattttctattgctggcacaaggacatgggtgtgaagatgttgaggggatgtgttgctttactttaagtgatcattctcaatctattcacaaacagataaattggttaaaaaaacatacacaaaacatCCAACAAGAgattaattggtttgatggggtgttacaatcaatattcggcgggataacaccatggctaatgtcattgattaaggaagccttacggtggttgggtatattgatattaatctgtataatagttaaaattgcatatgggtgcatgatgaaaggagtctcaaagctgacacaccaagctctactcgcacaaaaagaaaaagggggaattgttgggagctggcttgctgaaaagggacatgagcctgtggaaaagttgtgcgagcagagttctgtgtgaaagaatgtcagtttgagcaacaagattaggccttggccgagaatagctggccttactgatagcaggagaaaaacaacagctggtcttgctgttatcgggagaaaggtaaaaacagtgtgaccttggcataacttcacaagtaacttttgaagaagttctcatgagaaagttactgaacacgcgtagctgccagccacaagtgggtgtattttagtaatgaataaacattagcactgtaccaatcatattaggactagtaggcataattatcgcaaactgtataaatatgagctagctgcgcgaataaagttgaatcacttctatcactcatattgggtcgacttacgtgcattcctccgccgctccaacaagaaacaactctgcagacaccaaggtcagtgtggcgggttgaccctggctggatgccaggtgcccaccaaagccgttctatcactccccctcctcagctggacaggggagagaaaatataacaaggggctcatgggtcgaggtaaggacaggagagatcactcaaccgattactgtcacgggcaaaacagactcaacttggggaaaagtaactcaatttattacaaatcaaccagagtaggttaataagaaataaaaccaaatctcagaacaccttccctccactcctcccttcttcctgggcacaactctgcgagcggcggaggaatgcacataagtcgactcaatatgagtgatagaagtgattcaactttatttgcacggatagctcatatttatacagcttacgataattatgcctactagtcctattatgattggtacattgctaatgtttattcattactaaaacacacccacttgtggtttgcagctatggatgttccgcaattttctcatgggaactttctcaaagttgtctgtgaaactctgccaaggtcacagtgtccttatctttctcctgatatcagcaagaccagcagttttggccga comes from Accipiter gentilis chromosome W, bAccGen1.1, whole genome shotgun sequence and encodes:
- the LOC126035569 gene encoding uncharacterized protein LOC126035569: MNNANEILRVKGSAKALPPGIFLICGDRAWGGIPKNPLGGPCYIGKLALLTLTHRNWLKILRSSPRSKRSIAQLSQNCDDNVELWSVTTRIFASMFPSVGTARALNQLNKLACWSVKQARATSEVLEEMMQDMSSLRHAVLQNRAAIDFLLLAQGHGCEDVEGMCCFTLSDHSQSIHKQINWLKKHTQNIQQEINWFDGVLQSIFGGITPWLMSLIKEALRWLGILILICIIVKIAYGCMMKGVSKLTHQALLAQKEKGGIVGSWLAEKGHEPVEKLCEQSSV